A single genomic interval of Ficedula albicollis isolate OC2 linkage group LGE22, FicAlb1.5, whole genome shotgun sequence harbors:
- the ATP5B gene encoding ATP synthase subunit beta, mitochondrial: PLPAGRDYAAQAAPAAKAGSTTGRIVAVIGAVVDVQFDEGLPPILNALEVQGRETRLVLEVAQHLGENTVRTIAMDGTEGLVRGQKVLDSGAPIRIPVGPETLGRIMNVIGEPIDERGPIKTKQFAAIHAEAPEFVEMSVEQEILVTGIKVVDLLAPYAKGGKIGLFGGAGVGKTVLIMELINNVAKAHGGYSVFAGVGERTREGNDLYHEMIESGVINLKDATSKVALVYGQMNEPPGARARVALTGLTVAEYFRDQEGQDVLLFIDNIFRFTQAGSEVSALLGRIPSAVGYQPTLATDMGTMQERITTTRKGSITSVQAIYVPADDLTDPAPATTFAHLDATTVLSRAIAELGIYPAVDPLDSTSRIMDPNIVGPEHYDVARGVQKILQDYKSLQDIIAILGMDELSEEDKLTVARARKIQRFLSQPFQVAEVFTGHMGKLVPLKETIKGFKQILAGEYDHLPEQAFYMVGPIEEAVAKAEKLAEEHA; the protein is encoded by the exons CCTCTCCCCGCAGGACGGGACTATGCcgcccaggcagcccctgccgCCAAGGCCGGCTCCACCACCGGCCGCATCGTGGCCGTCATCGGGGCCGTGGTGGATGTGCAGTTCGACGAGGGGCTGCCCCCCATCCTGAACGCCCTtgaggtgcagggcagggagacGCGGCTGGTGTTGGAGGTGGCTCAGCACCTGG GGGAGAACACCGTGCGCACCATTGCCATGGACGGCACAGAAGGGCTGGTGAGGGGACAGAAGGTGCTGGACTCTGGTGCTCCCATCCGCATCCCCGTGGGCCCTGAGACCCTGGGCAGGATCATGAATGTCATTGGGGAACCCATCGACGAGAGGGGCCCCATCAAGACCAAACA GTTTGCTGCTATCCACGCCGAGGCCCCTGAGTTTGTGGAGATGAGTGTCGAGCAGGAGATCCTGGTGACAGGGATCAAGGTCGTGGATCTGCTGGCTCCCTATGCCAAGGGTGGCAAGATCG GTTTgtttggaggtgctggtgtggGCAAGACTGTGCTGATCATGGAACTGATCAACAACGTGGCCAAGGCCCACGGTGGTTACTCGGTGTTCGCCGGCGTGGGCGAGAGGACCCGTGAGGGCAACGACTTGTACCACGAGATGATCGAGTCTGGGGTCATCAACCTGAAAGATGCCACTTCCAAG GTCGCCCTGGTCTACGGGCAGATGAACGAGCCCCCGGGCGCCCGTGCCAGGGTGGCCCTGACGGGGCTGACGGTGGCCGAGTACTTCAGGGACCAGGAGGGTCAGGACGTGCTGCTCTTCATCGACAACATCTTCCGCTTCACCCAGGCCGGCTCCGag gtgtcagccctgctgggcagaATCCCCTCGGCTGTGGGCTACCAGCCCACGCTGGCCACTGACATGGGCACCATGCAGGAGCGCATCACCACCACACGCAAGGGCTCCATCACCTCGGTGCAG gctATTTATGTGCCGGCCGACGACTTGACTGACCCTGCTCCCGCCACCACCTTTGCCCACTTGGACGCCACCACGGTGTTGTCCCGTGCCATCGCTGAGCTGGGCATCTACCCGGCCGTGGACCCGCTGGACTCCACCTCCCGTATCATGGACCCCAACATCGTGGGGCCCGAGCACTACGACGTGGCTCGGGGTGTGCAGAAGATCCTGCAG GATTACAAGTCACTGCAGGACATCATTGCCATCCTGGGTATGGACGAGTTGTCCGAGGAGGACAAACTGACCGTGGCTCGTGCCCGCAAGATCCAGCGCttcctgtcccagcccttccAGGTGGCCGAGGTCTTCACCGGCCACATGGGCAAGTTGGTGCCACTGAAAGAGACCATCAAGGGCTTCAAGCAGATCCTGGCAG GTGAATACGACCACCTGCCTGAGCAGGCTTTCTACATGGTGGGGCCCATCGAGGAGGCGGTGGCCAAGGCAGAGAAGCTGGCAGAGGAACACGCCTGA